A single genomic interval of Lacrimispora sphenoides JCM 1415 harbors:
- the rsxC gene encoding electron transport complex subunit RsxC has protein sequence MGLATFKGGIHPYEGKELSENKPVQVLQPKGEMVFPLSQHIGAPAKPLVAAGDQVLVGQKIGEPGGFISACVISSVSGTVKTIEPRMVANGSMVPSVIIENDGKYQAVEGFGKERDPKTLSKEEIRNLVKEAGVVGLGGAGFPTHVKLTPKDESKIDTIIVNGAECEPYLTSDYRMMLEEPESIIKGLNIILQLFDNAKGVIGIESNKPEAIKLMTELVKDEPRITVCPLQTKYPQGGERTLIYAVTGRKINSTMLPADAGCMVDNVDTVISIYNAVAKGIPLIRRIITVTGDAIANPQNYNVRTGTSYTELIEASGGFKTEPEKVISGGPMMGQAMFNFDIPVTKTSSALTCLTIDEVAGNAPSACIRCGRCVKVCPGNIVPQMIMDAAERSDLERFVKLNGMECCECGCCAYICPARRPLTQAFKEMRKEVAASRKKA, from the coding sequence ATGGGTCTGGCTACATTTAAAGGCGGCATTCATCCTTATGAAGGAAAAGAATTGTCGGAAAATAAACCTGTACAAGTGCTGCAGCCAAAAGGCGAGATGGTGTTCCCCTTATCCCAGCATATCGGTGCGCCGGCGAAGCCTTTGGTGGCGGCAGGTGATCAGGTGCTGGTTGGACAGAAGATCGGAGAGCCGGGAGGCTTTATTTCTGCATGCGTGATCAGCTCTGTTTCAGGAACGGTAAAAACCATTGAACCAAGAATGGTTGCAAACGGCTCTATGGTTCCGTCTGTTATCATTGAAAACGACGGAAAGTATCAGGCGGTGGAAGGATTTGGCAAAGAGCGGGATCCAAAGACCTTATCAAAGGAAGAGATCAGGAATCTTGTAAAAGAAGCAGGAGTTGTAGGTCTTGGCGGCGCCGGATTTCCCACTCATGTGAAGCTGACGCCAAAGGATGAATCAAAGATCGATACGATCATTGTCAACGGTGCGGAGTGCGAGCCGTACTTAACTTCTGATTACCGGATGATGTTAGAAGAGCCGGAGAGCATCATAAAAGGGCTTAACATAATCCTTCAGCTGTTTGACAATGCAAAGGGCGTGATCGGCATTGAGAGCAACAAACCGGAAGCGATCAAGCTCATGACAGAGCTTGTAAAGGATGAACCAAGGATTACTGTCTGTCCTTTACAGACCAAATATCCCCAGGGCGGTGAGCGTACTCTGATCTATGCCGTAACAGGAAGAAAGATCAATTCCACCATGCTTCCGGCAGATGCAGGATGTATGGTAGACAATGTGGATACGGTGATTTCTATTTATAATGCGGTCGCAAAGGGCATTCCTTTGATCCGCCGTATCATTACGGTGACCGGTGATGCGATAGCAAATCCACAGAACTATAATGTTCGGACCGGGACCAGCTACACCGAGCTTATCGAGGCTTCCGGCGGTTTTAAGACGGAACCGGAAAAGGTGATTTCCGGAGGTCCTATGATGGGGCAGGCTATGTTTAACTTTGATATTCCTGTCACAAAGACCTCCTCTGCCCTTACCTGTCTGACAATAGACGAGGTGGCAGGTAATGCGCCTTCTGCCTGCATCCGCTGCGGAAGATGCGTTAAGGTATGTCCGGGCAATATTGTTCCGCAGATGATCATGGATGCGGCGGAACGGTCTGACCTGGAGCGGTTTGTAAAATTAAACGGCATGGAATGCTGCGAATGCGGCTGCTGTGCATATATTTGTCCGGCCAGAAGACCTCTTACCCAGGCATTTAAAGAAATGCGCAAAGAAGTTGCGGCAAGCAGAAAGAAAGCGTAG